A genomic region of Terriglobales bacterium contains the following coding sequences:
- a CDS encoding glycoside hydrolase domain-containing protein — MVKLSRIGGLGVLASCLLVTAASAIGPGGDHRHQEGRYYLGFDRNRYPGDELLTSLAETFAYTGYWLNNPPGESDNTWLGKRAAVEVAGLGFLVLFNGRTDSQIKARPNAKDLGIADGKAAVAAAEGEGFPPGTIIFLDQEEGGRLLTEQREYLLNWIDTVNNSKFRAGVYCSGIAAKEGRATITTANDIAQAAGKQKVVFWVANDMCGPSPGCSFPASPPSPWESGIKFADVWQYAQSPKREPFASACRNYAEDNNCYPVGFEPNSRLFVDLNTATSADPSHGRSKAAGD, encoded by the coding sequence ATGGTGAAACTGTCCCGGATCGGAGGGCTAGGAGTTCTCGCAAGCTGCCTTCTGGTGACAGCGGCTTCAGCAATCGGACCAGGCGGCGATCACCGGCATCAGGAGGGCCGGTATTACCTGGGGTTTGACCGCAATCGGTACCCCGGGGACGAACTGCTGACTTCGCTGGCGGAGACCTTTGCTTACACCGGCTATTGGCTCAACAACCCTCCCGGGGAGAGCGACAACACCTGGTTAGGAAAACGGGCCGCAGTGGAGGTTGCCGGGCTGGGGTTCCTGGTGCTCTTCAATGGGCGAACCGATTCGCAGATCAAAGCACGGCCCAACGCGAAGGATCTGGGCATTGCCGACGGCAAAGCGGCGGTCGCGGCTGCCGAAGGGGAAGGCTTTCCGCCGGGAACGATTATCTTTCTCGACCAGGAGGAAGGCGGACGCCTGCTCACGGAGCAGCGCGAGTATCTTCTGAACTGGATAGACACGGTGAACAATTCCAAGTTTCGCGCTGGAGTCTACTGCTCCGGCATAGCCGCGAAGGAAGGTCGCGCGACCATCACCACGGCGAATGACATTGCGCAAGCTGCGGGGAAGCAGAAAGTGGTCTTTTGGGTGGCCAATGATATGTGTGGCCCGTCGCCGGGTTGTTCTTTTCCTGCCAGTCCTCCGTCGCCCTGGGAAAGCGGAATCAAGTTTGCAGATGTTTGGCAGTACGCACAGTCTCCCAAGCGCGAGCCATTTGCTTCCGCTTGCCGCAACTATGCGGAAGACAACAACTGCTATCCGGTGGGATTCGAGCCCAATTCGCGGCTGTTCGTCGATTTGAATACCGCCACTTCAGCGGACCCGTCGCACGGGCGCTCGAAGGCAGCGGGAGATTGA
- a CDS encoding acyltransferase: MPRYEYRVLNPTPAAEKAFLSWIDELDREFQNPDPDHRSAVVREALYGIYLGAPFVPPDPAKQTLSSLALHNSFDPRNATLEPEYYGDVDAKKYAERKPLIWFWMMFDRSPLGLNHWLGFRMRYMIASHVLKHLGKNVKIFHGVEVSFGYNLTIEDNCVIHKYVLLDDRGEIIIHAGTSVSDYANVYSHSHDLNDGMIVSNHKTEIGPKARITYHATVMSGVKVGEHGLVGSMGVASKDVDDYHIVAGIPAKTVKVKTIAPDAKKLEGAPS; encoded by the coding sequence ATGCCGCGTTACGAATATCGTGTGCTGAATCCCACTCCCGCAGCAGAAAAGGCCTTCCTGAGCTGGATCGATGAGCTCGATCGGGAGTTCCAGAATCCCGATCCCGACCATCGCAGTGCCGTAGTGCGAGAGGCGCTGTATGGCATCTACCTGGGCGCCCCTTTCGTGCCGCCTGATCCTGCAAAACAAACCCTGAGCAGCCTCGCCCTTCATAATTCCTTCGATCCCCGCAATGCCACACTCGAGCCTGAGTACTATGGCGACGTCGACGCCAAAAAGTATGCCGAACGCAAGCCGCTCATCTGGTTCTGGATGATGTTTGACCGCTCACCCCTGGGCCTGAATCATTGGCTAGGATTTCGCATGCGCTACATGATCGCCAGTCACGTGCTCAAGCACCTGGGCAAAAACGTCAAGATCTTTCATGGCGTCGAGGTCTCGTTCGGATACAACCTGACCATTGAAGACAATTGCGTCATCCACAAATATGTTCTGCTCGACGACCGCGGCGAGATCATCATCCACGCCGGCACTTCAGTCTCCGATTATGCCAACGTTTACTCCCATTCCCACGATCTCAATGACGGCATGATTGTGAGCAATCACAAAACCGAGATCGGTCCCAAGGCGCGCATCACTTATCACGCAACCGTGATGAGCGGGGTAAAAGTTGGCGAGCATGGCCTGGTTGGTTCGATGGGCGTCGCCTCAAAAGATGTCGACGACTATCACATCGTGGCGGGAATTCCGGCCAAGACCGTGAAGGTTAAGACCATCGCTCCCGACGCCAAAAAACTTGAGGGTGCCCCATCTTGA